One genomic region from Candidatus Ryanbacteria bacterium CG10_big_fil_rev_8_21_14_0_10_43_42 encodes:
- a CDS encoding 50S ribosomal protein L34 has translation MSVTYQPKNKKRKRTHGFLKRSLSKTGRNVLLRRRRKGRAKLTV, from the coding sequence ATGTCAGTTACCTATCAACCAAAGAACAAAAAACGTAAGCGTACGCATGGATTTCTAAAGCGTTCGTTGTCAAAGACGGGAAGAAACGTCCTTCTTCGACGACGTCGAAAGGGGCGGGCCAAGCTTACGGTATAA
- the rnpA gene encoding ribonuclease P protein component, with protein MLPKTHRLVSRGDFKGVFDARHTARSGPLTLLYSRTDRKYIRFGFVVSGAVSKNAVVRNRLRRQLHEIIRFYLPSLSGGYDCVLRTYPDIVGISYKDMKKHIEIILKKSAIMNDRSKHSKLEID; from the coding sequence TTGCTACCTAAAACACATCGTTTAGTAAGCAGAGGAGATTTTAAGGGGGTGTTTGACGCTCGTCATACGGCCCGAAGCGGTCCCCTTACGCTCTTATATAGCAGAACAGACCGAAAGTATATACGATTCGGTTTTGTTGTTTCCGGAGCTGTTTCCAAGAATGCTGTTGTTAGAAATCGTCTTAGAAGACAGCTTCATGAGATTATACGATTTTATCTGCCTTCTCTCTCCGGTGGGTATGATTGCGTATTGCGTACGTACCCGGATATTGTCGGTATATCTTATAAGGATATGAAAAAACATATAGAGATAATACTGAAAAAAAGTGCTATCATGAACGATAGAAGTAAGCACTCTAAGTTAGAAATAGATTAA
- a CDS encoding conjugal transfer protein TraC translates to MGLFDSLTGKNKKKEDEILPVFPQDIYAAGMLDLGDAIAPAALEVNSSYIRLGEKYARTIFVFTYPRFLATSWFAPIINLDKIFDVAIFVHPVNTVIILRDLRKKVAEVQSQISLREEKGLVRDPVLDTAYQDLEALRDKLQQAQEKLFSLGLYITVYADTLKELDDSETEIRSLLEARLVYAKPALFQQQEGLTSTFPLALDVLKISTYMNSSPISSIFPFVSFDLTSNRGILYGINRHNNSLILFDRFTLENYNTVIFAKAGAGKSYMTKLEILRSLMFDVEVIVIDPEREYEYLAETVGGRFFNISVNSPHHINPFDLPFPQDDESVADVLRSNIINLVGLFRIMLGGFTPEEDAILDRAITETYAAKDITPDADLTKVSPPLLSDLQTILADMEGGDHIAVRLRKYTEGTWAGFLNHPTNINIDKHIAVFSLRDMEEEIRPVGMYIVTHYIWNVVRSELKKRILIVDEAWWIMKTEDGASFLYGLAKRARKYYLGVTAITQDVTDFISSTYGKPLITNSSIQVLLRQSPASIDIIQQTFNLTDEEKFLLLESDVGEGIFFAGLKHVAIKVIASYTEDQIITSDPAQLLAIKKAKKDLTEQEGL, encoded by the coding sequence ATGGGTTTATTTGATTCCCTTACGGGGAAAAATAAGAAAAAAGAGGATGAAATTCTTCCTGTATTTCCGCAGGATATTTATGCCGCCGGCATGCTTGATTTGGGAGATGCTATAGCTCCCGCGGCTCTTGAGGTGAATTCCAGCTATATTCGCCTCGGTGAAAAGTATGCCCGCACCATATTTGTATTTACCTATCCGCGATTTCTTGCGACTAGCTGGTTTGCTCCCATCATTAACCTGGATAAAATATTCGATGTCGCAATATTTGTCCATCCCGTAAACACCGTTATTATTTTGCGCGATCTTAGAAAAAAAGTTGCCGAAGTGCAGTCGCAAATTTCCTTGCGCGAAGAAAAAGGACTGGTGCGCGATCCGGTGCTTGATACCGCATATCAAGATCTTGAAGCGCTCCGCGATAAACTGCAACAAGCCCAAGAAAAATTATTTAGCTTGGGACTCTATATAACCGTATATGCCGATACGCTCAAGGAGTTAGATGATTCGGAAACTGAAATTCGATCTCTTCTTGAAGCCCGTTTGGTATACGCAAAACCGGCATTGTTTCAACAGCAGGAGGGTCTTACGAGCACATTTCCTTTAGCACTTGATGTGTTAAAAATAAGCACCTACATGAATTCTTCTCCTATTTCGAGTATTTTTCCTTTTGTTTCCTTTGATCTTACATCCAATCGCGGTATTTTATACGGCATCAATCGGCACAATAACAGTCTTATCTTATTTGATCGCTTCACCCTTGAAAACTATAATACGGTAATCTTCGCAAAAGCCGGTGCCGGAAAATCATACATGACAAAACTTGAAATCCTTCGCTCCCTTATGTTTGACGTAGAGGTGATTGTGATTGATCCGGAAAGAGAATATGAGTATCTTGCCGAAACGGTGGGAGGACGCTTCTTTAATATATCGGTAAACTCGCCTCATCACATCAACCCCTTTGACCTTCCGTTTCCGCAGGATGATGAATCGGTGGCAGACGTACTCCGTTCAAATATCATAAACCTTGTCGGACTTTTTCGTATTATGCTGGGCGGCTTTACGCCCGAAGAAGATGCTATTTTAGACCGCGCCATTACGGAAACTTATGCCGCAAAAGATATTACCCCCGATGCTGATCTTACAAAAGTATCTCCTCCTCTTCTTTCCGACCTACAAACCATTCTTGCTGACATGGAAGGAGGGGATCATATTGCCGTCCGGCTAAGAAAGTATACCGAAGGAACGTGGGCCGGATTCCTCAATCACCCCACCAATATCAATATCGACAAACATATCGCCGTATTTTCACTGCGGGATATGGAAGAGGAAATTCGTCCGGTGGGTATGTATATCGTTACCCATTACATCTGGAATGTTGTGCGTTCAGAGCTTAAAAAGCGTATTTTAATCGTAGATGAGGCGTGGTGGATTATGAAAACGGAAGATGGTGCCTCTTTTTTGTACGGTCTTGCGAAGCGTGCGCGTAAATATTACCTGGGTGTTACTGCCATTACACAGGATGTTACTGATTTTATCAGCTCCACCTACGGAAAACCTCTTATAACCAACTCCTCCATTCAAGTTCTTCTCCGCCAATCACCCGCATCTATCGATATTATCCAGCAAACATTCAACCTTACCGATGAAGAAAAGTTCCTTTTACTGGAATCAGATGTGGGGGAGGGTATTTTCTTCGCGGGATTAAAGCATGTTGCCATTAAGGTTATTGCGTCGTATACGGAAGATCAGATAATTACATCCGATCCGGCGCAATTACTGGCCATTAAAAAAGCGAAAAAAGATCTTACGGAACAGGAGGGATTATAA
- a CDS encoding chromosomal replication initiator protein DnaA, whose protein sequence is MTNEELWQAVLGEVELAISRANFITWFKHTSIAQNEHNGIVVHVPNAFTKEWLENKYHKLIMRALRSNNPDVRSIEYVISSSPPPIYTLDTPSRPQAVVIETTGQEEQLDFQDFSVDKETNLNPRYTFDTFVVGGFNELAHAAAMSVVKNIASLYNPLFIYGGVGLGKTHLLQSIGNAVKKENPSLSVHYATSEKFTNDLITAIQNNEPQRFKDRYRKFDVLIIDDIQFIAGKVRTQEEFFHTFNALYENNKQVIFSSDRPPKSIPDLEERLRSRFEAGLIADVSQPDYETRLAITRSKAAARNLSVPPETLEYIASAVEKNIRELEGALNIVVARSKVLGRPLTPEETKEILLQIINKPKKVITAARIIKEVCQLYDIQERHLFERSRRREIVRPRQIAMYLLRQDFGGSFPYIGQKFGGRDHTTAIHAYEKILRDMKTDTKLSDEINMLRDQIYET, encoded by the coding sequence ATGACAAACGAGGAATTATGGCAGGCAGTTCTCGGGGAAGTTGAGCTCGCTATCTCACGCGCTAACTTCATAACGTGGTTTAAACACACATCTATTGCACAAAATGAACATAATGGCATCGTAGTACATGTACCAAATGCCTTTACGAAGGAATGGTTGGAAAATAAGTATCATAAGCTTATTATGCGGGCTCTTAGAAGTAATAATCCCGACGTACGCAGTATTGAATACGTTATCTCATCCTCTCCACCGCCCATATATACTCTCGACACACCATCACGGCCGCAAGCGGTCGTTATTGAAACGACCGGACAAGAAGAACAGCTTGATTTTCAGGACTTTAGCGTTGACAAAGAAACAAATCTTAACCCTCGTTATACTTTTGATACGTTTGTCGTTGGGGGGTTTAATGAACTTGCTCATGCGGCGGCAATGTCTGTTGTAAAAAACATAGCGTCCCTCTATAATCCCTTGTTTATTTATGGTGGTGTGGGTCTTGGAAAAACCCATCTTTTGCAATCCATCGGGAATGCGGTTAAAAAAGAAAATCCGTCTCTTTCCGTGCATTATGCAACATCAGAAAAATTCACCAACGATCTTATTACCGCCATACAAAACAACGAACCCCAACGATTTAAAGACCGTTACCGTAAATTCGACGTTCTTATTATCGATGATATTCAGTTCATTGCCGGAAAGGTGCGTACCCAGGAAGAGTTTTTTCATACATTCAATGCATTGTATGAAAACAATAAGCAGGTTATTTTTTCATCCGACCGACCGCCAAAATCAATCCCCGATCTGGAAGAACGCCTTCGTTCTCGCTTTGAAGCCGGTCTTATTGCTGATGTATCCCAGCCCGACTACGAGACACGCCTTGCTATTACACGATCAAAAGCCGCCGCACGCAACCTTTCCGTTCCGCCTGAAACCCTTGAATATATAGCCTCCGCCGTCGAAAAAAACATCCGTGAACTTGAAGGAGCGCTTAATATAGTCGTTGCACGAAGTAAAGTACTAGGACGCCCGCTTACTCCCGAAGAAACAAAGGAAATCCTTCTTCAAATAATTAATAAGCCGAAAAAAGTCATTACCGCGGCGCGAATCATTAAGGAAGTTTGTCAGTTATATGATATTCAGGAACGCCACTTATTTGAACGAAGCCGTAGGCGTGAAATTGTACGTCCCCGTCAGATAGCCATGTATCTTCTACGTCAAGATTTTGGAGGATCCTTTCCGTATATCGGACAAAAATTTGGCGGCCGTGACCATACGACAGCTATTCATGCCTATGAGAAGATTTTACGCGACATGAAGACCGATACAAAATTGTCCGATGAAATAAATATGCTTCGCGATCAAATCTATGAAACGTAA
- a CDS encoding membrane protein insertion efficiency factor YidD, with protein sequence MVLVAVYIIKTYRFFFSPDHGFFMRGRARTCRFYPSCSEYTINALTTYGFIKGIWCGMRRIGRCHPFSRHDIYDPVK encoded by the coding sequence ATGGTCTTAGTAGCCGTATATATTATAAAGACGTATCGCTTTTTTTTCTCACCTGATCATGGATTCTTTATGAGAGGGCGTGCTCGCACGTGTCGTTTTTACCCATCTTGTTCCGAATACACCATAAATGCGCTCACAACATATGGGTTTATAAAAGGAATATGGTGTGGCATGCGTCGTATTGGCAGGTGCCACCCTTTTTCTCGGCATGATATATATGATCCTGTTAAGTAA